A single region of the Triticum dicoccoides isolate Atlit2015 ecotype Zavitan chromosome 2B, WEW_v2.0, whole genome shotgun sequence genome encodes:
- the LOC119360714 gene encoding L10-interacting MYB domain-containing protein-like → NERSGRGYSHLQLKNRWDACRGDYAIWKTLVQKASGIGRDPYTKTIAATNEWWALELKARPQGSKFRYAALAEEDKMEEVFDACCVTNEHARVPMPTYQGSTSRITLDDESGCEGDETQVTPRPNHAKGGKKRACPYSPTPKMNEKWASEHAKNEAFVRMVDLFDSRNKRDETQVSARKEIHEMLAMVEADGGAPGSDVHFYASQLFMDQTNRDVFSAFKGHEPSARLLWINKTWEFNNK, encoded by the exons AATGAGCGCTCTGGGCGTGGCTATTCGCACTTGCAATTAAAAAACAGGTGGGATGCATGTAGAGGTGATTATGCCATATGGAAGACATTGGTTCAAAAAGCTTCTGGCATTGGAAGAGATCCTTATACAAAGACCATTGCTGCTACAAATGAGTGGTGGGCATTGGAGTTGAAG GCACGTCCGCAAGGTAGCAAGTTTCGGTATGCTGCACTTGCGGAGGAGGATAAAATGGaggaggtgtttgatgcttgttGTGTCACAAATGAGCATGCGAGGGTGCCAATGCCAACATATCAAGGTTCTACGTCTCGAATCACTTTGGATGATGAGTCTGGTTGTGAAGGTGATGAAACTCAGGTTACACCTCGTCCTAATCATGCTAAGGGTGGGAAGAAGAGGGCATGTCCTTATTCGCCAACTCCTAAGATGAATGAAAAGTGGGCAAGTGAGCATGCAAAAAATGAGGCATTTGTGCGTATGGTGGACCTCTTTGATTCAAGGAACAAGAGAGatgaaactcaagtttcagcaagaAAGGAGATTCACGAAATGTTGGCCATGGTAGAGGCGGATGGTGGTGCACCTGGGAGTGATGTTCATTTCTATGCTTCACAACTATTTATGGATCAGACAAATCGTGATGTTTTCTCTGCCTTCAAGGGTCACGAGCCTAGTGCGAGGCTTCTATGGATAAACAAAACATGGGAGTTCAACAATAAGTAG